One Drechmeria coniospora strain ARSEF 6962 chromosome 01, whole genome shotgun sequence genomic region harbors:
- a CDS encoding SET domain protein produces the protein MTDNPAKLPPQIVVPSQPAALAAPATPVIKGEVAANAAETADEEPYTIKCICNFTDDDGNTIYCETCDSWQHIECFYPNNRDEAIREDFAHSCADCKPRPLDRQAALERAQMLRNAVVKEQAGGKKHKRPPKSHKKKAKPADVLTNGTNGHSGPSENGKRVGPGEQPPPSKKSKTSHRHSHSIGSLPSKRSPSYGNSRSNLAHPPSPATTPPDLPDDFMIHHYSDGFYSLYNESPVPDSHNNAFASIAIPAALGRWLRDPATMKKEVGRTRAEVFHEHPRTPAEAIPRLEVEDSTRTSAAGATLRWRFVKSTAPVKKDVPLIELNGEIGFQKDYCANPDNLWADLSSPLPFVFFHPILPLYIDTRKEGSLARYIRRSCKPNAQLDTHLSAGSDYHFWLVSDRFISENEQITLPWDFRLEKSVHSRWLNLLGLSEDDAALRHEPEMDESEYNAIKNWIDRILSEYGGCACDLENNCAFARFHRRYIFGKNQGRPAKKKARKSRNHTISPTSTGQATNSPAASDGRVDDNADSDIKHEPTASRSNLLARDRGPFPLGQFDKLGILTEPTDRDKRKVAMVEDSFRRMEQAQPPRKKKRVSDGTTASTSSKPKPRTGSTGPPATGADGSVPRSKSGSPAAGAQSNGAAHPGKPGAPRKFSSALARPTYCDVSIQTDPVEGEWFSGACKSRGSKKRVISLSKRLLNSRLKNHVEEKEVQKEVQMEGPSEKPKEEPTEEPEDERKDMSDDVPSERPKEEPREAQNLQSLPLPNAADASAHVDLPTREREPSTLSCPAGAGPSLSHAGEDQPHTGAPAAATSTTRSGTGSRGAMKTPDLGIQIPPVPAFDNSALATTPLPVTSTSATVQSPSCSTLASTLPSPVVSSLAISPSPAKKKLSLSDYTKSRMNKSVGKAASGLGLVKPGLASLDDNGVDVSMALAKAEDLVSPPVPAATNDA, from the coding sequence ATGACCGACAATCCCGCAAAGCTGCCCCCGCAGATCGTAGTTCCCAGTCAGCctgccgctctcgccgcgCCCGCCACCCCCGTCATCAAGggcgaggtcgccgccaacgcggccgagacggcggatGAGGAGCCCTACACCATCAAGTGTATCTGCAACTTCACTGACGATGACGGAAACACAATCTACTGCGAGACTTGCGACTCGTGGCAGCACATCGAGTGCTTCTACCCCAACAACAGGGACGAGGCAATCCGAGAGGACTTTGCCCACTCCTGTGCCGATTGCAAGCCACGGCCCCTCGACCGGCAAGCAGCCCTCGAGCGAGCGCAGATGCTGAGGAatgccgtcgtcaaggagcAGGCGGGCGGCAAGAAGCACAAGAGGCCCCCGAAGAGCCACAAGAAGAAGGCGAAGCCCGCCGACGTGCTGACCAACGGCACCAACGGCCACAGCGGTCCGTCGGAGAATGGAAAGCGTGTCGGCCCCGGcgagcagccgccgccgtcgaagaaGTCGAAAACCTCGCATCGCCACTCGCACTCCATCGGCTCCCTGCCGTCCAAGCGCAGCCCGTCGTACGGGAATTCCCGCTCCAACCTTGCCCACCCTCCGAGCCCTGCCACGACCCCTCCCGACCTCCCCGACGATTTTATGATACACCATTACTCGGACGGCTTCTATTCCCTATACAACGAAAGCCCCGTCCCCGACAGCCACAACAATGCATTTGCCAGCATCGCTATACCGGCAGCCCTCGGCCGCTGGCTGCGGGATCCCGCCACGATGAAGAAGGAGGTTGGCCGCACGCGGGCCGAGGTCTTTCACGAGCATCCTCGTACCCCCGCCGAGGCGATACCCAGGCTGGAAGTCGAGGACTCGACGcggacctcggccgccggagCGACGCTGCGGTGGCGCTTCGTCAAGTCCACGGCGCCGGTCAAGAAGGACGTTCCGCTGATTGAGCTCAACGGGGAGATTGGATTTCAGAAGGACTACTGCGCGAACCCCGATAACCTCTGGGCCGATCTCTCatcccctctccccttcGTCTTCTTCCATCCGATTCTCCCCCTCTACATCGACACCCGAAAGGAGGGCTCTCTGGCGCGCTACATTCGAAGGAGCTGCAAGCCAAACGCCCAGCTGGACACGCACCTgtcggccggctcggacTACCACTTCTGGCTCGTGAGCGATCGCTTCATCTCGGAAAACGAGCAGATCACCTTGCCTTGGGATTTCCGACTCGAGAAGAGCGTTCATTCCCGATGGCTGAACCTTCTTGGCCTcagcgaggacgacgccgccctccgGCACGAGCCGGAGATGGACGAGTCGGAGTACAATGCGATTAAGAATTGGATTGACCGCATCCTGTCCGAGTATGGGGGCTGCGCCTGCGATCTCGAGAACAACTGCGCCTTTGCCCGATTCCACCGCCGGTACATCTTTGGGAAGAACCAGGGTCGTCcggccaagaagaaggcTCGAAAGTCGCGGAACCACACCATCTCCCCCACCAGTACCGGGCAGGCGACCAACAGCCCGGCCGCCAGCGATGGCCGCGTGGACGACAACGCCGATTCCGACATCAAGCATGaaccgacggcgtcgcgcAGCAACCTCCTTGCCCGGGACCGAGGACCCTTTCCGCTCGGTCAATTCGACAAGCTGGGCATATTGACGGAGCCGACCGATCGCGACAAGAGAAAGGTTGCCATGGTGGAGGATTCCTTTCGCCGCATGGAGCAAGCGCAGCCTCCGCGCAAGAAGAAGCGGGTATCCGATGGCACCACCGCTTCGACGTCATCCAAGCCCAAGCCGCGGACCGGTTCCACGGGCCCGCCGGccaccggcgccgacggcagcgtgCCGAGGAGCAAATCCGGTTCGCCGGCCGCCGGTGCACAATCAAACGGTGCGGCGCACCCCGGCAAGCCAGGCGCGCCGCGGAAATTCTCCTCGGCCCTGGCTCGGCCGACGTACTGCGACGTGAGCATCCAAACAGATCCCGTGGAAGGCGAATGGTTCAGCGGTGCTTGCAAATCCCGCGGGAGCAAGAAGCGAGTCATCTCACTCTCGAAGCGGCTGTTGAACAGCAGGCTGAAGAAccacgtcgaggagaaggaggtgCAGAAGGAAGTGCAGATGGAGGGGCCGAGCGAGAAGCCGAAAGAGGAGCCGACCGAGGAGCCGGAGGATGAACGGAAGGACATGTCCGACGACGTTCCCAGCGAGAGGCCGAAGGAGGAGCCGAGAGAGGCGCAGAACCTGCAATCGCTGCCTCTGCCGAacgccgccgatgcctcCGCGCACGTGGATCTGCCTACGAGGGAGCGTGAGCCGTCGACTCTGTCCTGCCCCGCCGGTGCCGGACCCAGTCTGTCGCATGCGGGCGAGGATCAACCACACACAGGTGCACCCGCAGCTGCgacttcgacgacgaggagcggcaCGGGGTCGCGCGGAGCCATGAAGACGCCCGACCTCGGAATTCAAATACCTCCCGTCCCTGCATTCGACAACAGCGCGCTTGCCACGACGCCCCTGCCTgtcacgagcacgagcgcgaCGGTGCAATCACCGTCGTGCAGCACCCTGGCGAGTACGCTTCCGTCGCCGGTGGTCAGCAGTCTCGCCATCAGCCCGAGCCCAGCCAAGAAGAAGCTTAGCCTCAGCGACTACACAAAGAGCAGGATGAACAAGTCAGTGGGGAAAGCGGCCAGCGGGCTGGGTCTTGTGAAGCCTGGCCTGGCGAGCCTGGACGACAACGGGGTGGACGTCAGCATGGcgctggccaaggccgaggacTTGGTGTCTCCCCCTGTGCCCGCGGCAACCAACGATGCTTGA
- a CDS encoding isocitrate dehydrogenase subunit 2 precursor has protein sequence MLAIRSLASANLPRQCLRSVPRAAALTSFADAKRAQRCYATAGERVAKYEGTKDSKGNYLVSLIEGDGIGPEIAVSVKDIFAAAKAPVSWEPVDVTPILKDGKTAIPDAAIENIKKNKIALKGPLATPIGKGHVSLNLTLRRTFNLFANLRPCRSVAGFKTPYDDVNTVLIRENTEGEYSGIEHVVVDGVVQSIKLITREASERVLRFAFQHAEAIGRTKVRVVHKATIMKMSDGLFLNVGHQVAKDFPGIEFDAELLDNTCLSMVTNPDPYNDKVLVMPNLYGDILSDMCAGLIGGLGLTPSGNIGDECSIFEAVHGSAPDIAGKGLANPTALLLSSIMMLRHMRLNSHADRIEKAIFDTMAEGKTLTGDLGGKAKTHEYAAAIIDKL, from the exons ATGCTGGCCATCAGATCGCTCGCCAGCGCCAACCTCCCCAGGCAGTGCCTTCGCTCCGTTCCCCGGGCTGCTGCTCTCACG TCCTTTGCTGACGCAAAGCGAGCGCAGCGATGCTACGCCACGGCAGGCGAGCGTGTCGCGAAGTATGAGGGAACCAAAGACTCCAAG GGCAACTACCTGGTCAGCTTgatcgagggcgacggcatTGGCCCCGAGATTGCCGTGTCCGTCAAAGACATATTTGCTGCCGCCAAG GCGCCCGTCTCCTGGGAGCCGGTCGACGTCACTCCGATTctcaaggacggcaagacggccaTCCCCGATGCGGCCATTGAGaacatcaagaagaacaagaTCGCCCTCAAGGGTCCCCTCGCC ACGCCCATCGGCAAGGGCCACGTCTCGCTCAACCTGACGCTGCGACGAACCTTCAACCTCTTTGCCAACCTGCGTCCCTGCCGGTCCGTGGCCGGCTTCAAGACGCCGTACGACGATGTGAACACGGTGCTGATCCGAGAGAACACCGAGGGCGAGTACTCGGGCAtcgagcacgtcgtcgtcgacggtgtgGTGCAGAGCATCAAGCTCATCACCCGCGAGGCCAGCGAGCGCGTCCTGCGGTTCGCTTTCCAGcacgccgaggccatcggccGCACCAAGGTGCGCGTGGTCCACAAGGCGACCATCATGAAGATGTCGGACGGCCTCTTCCTCAACGTCGGCCACCAAGTCGCCAAGGACTTCCCCGGCATCGAgttcgacgccgagctgctcgacaaCACGTGCCTCAGCATGGTGACGAACCCGGATCCGTACAACGACAAGGTTCTGGTCATGCCTAACCTCTACGGCGACATCCTGTCGGACATGTGCGCCGGTCTCATCGGCGGTCTCGGCCTCACGCCGTCGGGCAACATTGGCGACGAGTGCTCCATCTTCGAGGCGGTGCACGGCTCGGCGCCCGACATTGCCGGCAAGGGCCTGGCCAACCCCACGGCCCTGCTCCTGAGCTCCATCATGATGCTGCGACACATGCGACTGAACTCGCATGCCGACAGGATCGAGAAGGCCATCTTCGACACCATGGCCGAGGGCAAAACCTTGACGGGCGATCTGGGCGGCAAGGCCAAGACGCACGAATACGCGGCGGCGATTATCGATAAGCTGTAA